The Phoenix dactylifera cultivar Barhee BC4 chromosome 9, palm_55x_up_171113_PBpolish2nd_filt_p, whole genome shotgun sequence genome window below encodes:
- the LOC120111989 gene encoding transcription factor IBH1 has translation PSLPTLCNHLSPPSHPSLSPSPPLPPESKPMSAFHFLRALSQINKSTPKSSLLLRSRRIRQAAYVSMACRAGRSRLWSRALLRRLQRRSRLRYLISQRTRAGIAPKRLKVVRPRSGEPSRAEALRRLVPGGPGMDYCSLLDETAHYIQCLSSQVQLMQKVVGSISCETPQP, from the coding sequence CCCTCGCTCCCTACTCTTTGTAACCACCTAAGTCCCCCCTCCCacccatctctctctccttctcctcctcttcctcccgaGTCCAAGCCCATGTCGGCCTTCCACTTCCTAAGAGCTCTATCTCAAATAAACAAGAGCACCCCCAagtcctcccttcttcttcgcAGTCGTCGGATAAGGCAAGCCGCCTATGTTTCGATGGCCTGCAGGGCTGGACGTAGTCGACTGTGGAGTCGCGCTTTGCTCCGCAGGCTCCAAAGGCGATCGAGGCTACGGTATTTGATCAGCCAGAGAACAAGGGCTGGCATCGCCCCTAAGAGGCTTAAGGTGGTGAGACCAAGGTCGGGGGAGCCAAGCCGAGCTGAGGCCCTCCGGAGGCTGGTTCCGGGTGGGCCTGGCATGGATTACTGCAGCCTGCTCGATGAGACTGCACACTACATACAGTGCCTTAGCTCGCAGGTGCAACTCATGCAGAAAGTCGTGGGCTCGATCTCTTGTGAGACTCCGCAACCATGA